The following coding sequences are from one Pasteurellaceae bacterium RH1A window:
- a CDS encoding MFS transporter yields MSVDKTDYRGLGWVAAIAFFMQALDSTILNTALPAISQSLNTSPLNMQMAIISYALTVAALIPLSGWLADRFGTLKIFRLAIGLFVLGSLACALSYSLNSLITARILQGLGGALMMPVARLAIIRSVPKAQLVATWNLMATAGLVGPILGPMVGGWLATHASWHWIFLINLPIGLFGLLISGHYMPNLTREAISFDGRGFMLFAASLVLLTLGLEMMAEEMAKINQALLLLALGLAFMGLYALHDHYSPKAILPLKLFRVRTFGLSMLANLFIRLCNAGVPFLVPLMLQLAYGYSADKAGLLVAPMALGAILAKRAIVPTLKRFGYKRTLQANALAMSLTIASLALLHAQSPLWLICLILLLCGVCNSFMFTCINTLTVSDLSDSQASAGATFLSVIQQVGIGIGIAVASVILNALRASQLPLEQAFSATFVSVAGFGLVLLALLSCLRPQDGQQITSK; encoded by the coding sequence ATGAGCGTAGATAAGACCGATTATCGGGGACTGGGCTGGGTGGCAGCCATTGCCTTTTTTATGCAGGCCCTAGATAGCACCATTCTCAACACTGCCCTGCCTGCCATTTCCCAGAGCCTCAATACCTCGCCCCTGAATATGCAGATGGCTATTATTAGCTATGCCCTCACGGTGGCGGCCTTAATTCCGCTTAGCGGTTGGTTGGCAGATAGGTTCGGTACGCTTAAGATTTTTCGTCTGGCCATTGGGCTTTTTGTGCTGGGATCGTTGGCCTGCGCCCTTTCTTATTCCTTAAACAGCTTGATCACTGCCCGCATTTTGCAGGGCCTAGGCGGAGCCTTGATGATGCCTGTGGCCAGGTTAGCCATTATTCGCAGCGTGCCCAAGGCCCAGTTGGTTGCCACTTGGAACCTGATGGCCACAGCCGGCCTGGTTGGCCCTATTTTAGGGCCTATGGTGGGCGGTTGGCTGGCCACCCACGCCTCTTGGCACTGGATCTTCCTGATTAACCTCCCCATCGGCCTCTTTGGCCTGCTGATTTCAGGTCACTATATGCCCAACTTAACCCGAGAGGCTATCAGCTTTGATGGCCGTGGTTTTATGCTCTTTGCAGCCAGCCTGGTTTTGCTGACCCTGGGCTTGGAAATGATGGCAGAAGAGATGGCCAAGATAAACCAAGCCCTCCTATTATTAGCACTTGGCCTAGCCTTTATGGGGTTATATGCTCTGCATGATCATTATAGCCCCAAGGCTATCCTGCCGCTTAAGCTCTTTAGGGTTCGCACTTTTGGGCTGAGTATGTTGGCCAACCTCTTTATCCGCCTCTGCAATGCGGGCGTGCCCTTCCTGGTACCGCTTATGTTGCAGCTGGCCTATGGCTACAGTGCCGATAAGGCTGGCCTGCTGGTGGCACCCATGGCACTGGGGGCAATTTTAGCCAAACGAGCCATCGTACCTACCCTCAAGCGTTTTGGTTATAAACGCACCTTGCAGGCCAATGCCCTGGCCATGAGCCTGACCATCGCAAGTCTCGCTCTCCTTCATGCCCAATCGCCCCTCTGGCTTATCTGCCTCATCCTGCTTTTATGCGGTGTGTGTAACTCCTTTATGTTTACCTGTATCAACACCCTGACCGTGTCAGATTTGAGCGACAGCCAGGCCAGTGCAGGTGCCACCTTTTTAAGTGTGATCCAACAGGTCGGCATTGGGATCGGCATTGCTGTGGCCTCGGTTATCTTAAATGCCCTCCGAGCCAGCCAGCTGCCACTTGAGCAGGCCTTCAGTGCCACCTTTGTGAGTGTAGCAGGCTTCGGGCTAGTGCTTTTGGCCCTGCTTTCCTGCCTGAGGCCACAAGATGGCCAGCAAATTACCTCGAAATAG
- a CDS encoding 1,4-dihydroxy-2-naphthoyl-CoA synthase, with protein MQNPKDDLLYAPVEWTDCSQGYNDILYHKSADGIAKITINRPEVRNAFRPQTVKEMIQAFSDARFDESVGVIVLTGQGEKAFCSGGDQKVRGDYGGYKDDSGVHHLNVLDFQRDIRTCPKPVVAMVAGYAIGGGHVLHMICDLTIAAENAIFGQTGPKVGSFDGGWGASYMARIVGQKKAREIWFLCRQYDAKEALEMGLVNTVVPYADLEKETVRWCREMLRNSPIALRCLKAALNADCDGQSGLQELAGNATMLFYMTEEGQEGRNAFNEKRAPDFSKFKRNP; from the coding sequence ATGCAAAACCCAAAAGATGATCTACTTTACGCCCCTGTTGAATGGACAGACTGTAGCCAGGGCTATAACGACATTCTCTACCACAAATCGGCCGATGGCATTGCCAAAATTACCATCAACCGCCCTGAAGTGCGTAATGCCTTCCGCCCGCAAACCGTCAAAGAAATGATCCAAGCCTTTTCTGACGCCCGCTTTGATGAAAGCGTGGGCGTGATTGTGCTAACTGGCCAGGGCGAAAAAGCCTTCTGTTCAGGCGGTGACCAAAAGGTCCGTGGCGACTACGGCGGCTATAAGGACGACAGCGGCGTCCACCACCTCAACGTTTTAGACTTCCAACGTGACATCCGCACCTGCCCGAAACCTGTGGTGGCCATGGTGGCCGGCTATGCCATTGGCGGTGGCCATGTTCTGCACATGATTTGCGACCTGACCATTGCCGCAGAAAATGCCATTTTCGGCCAAACTGGCCCGAAGGTTGGCTCCTTTGATGGTGGCTGGGGGGCTAGCTACATGGCTCGCATTGTTGGCCAGAAAAAGGCCCGTGAAATCTGGTTCCTCTGCCGTCAATATGACGCCAAGGAAGCCTTGGAAATGGGCTTGGTTAATACCGTTGTGCCTTATGCTGATCTTGAGAAAGAAACCGTCCGCTGGTGCCGTGAAATGCTCCGCAACAGCCCGATTGCCCTGCGCTGCTTAAAAGCGGCATTGAACGCCGACTGTGACGGCCAATCTGGCTTGCAGGAGTTAGCCGGCAATGCCACCATGCTCTTCTATATGACAGAAGAAGGCCAAGAAGGCCGCAACGCCTTCAACGAAAAACGCGCGCCTGATTTTAGCAAGTTTAAGCGGAATCCTTAG
- a CDS encoding bifunctional metallophosphatase/5'-nucleotidase — translation MKKLLTSLFVLSAVSLAVAKEVNVKFLGTSDVHGRIVPWSYGADVEDKSGSYAQIKTYVDSVRKEHKNVVLVDIGDAIQDNQVEVFAKTPEYAKDNPVPKVLNAMDYDIFILGNHEFNFGMPALDAILEDIKAQKITANFYYNDGRRYLEPTTIIKREGVKIGVIGLTTPMSATFEADTGHLKDMKFSSPIEETKVQIAALKKQGVDAIVVLAHMGIENENNIPDTGVEDLVNAVDGIDVIIAGHMHKNVPAETIKNTLITEPHRYGTVVSEVDLTFDVDEKGKVKLLSKTAKTVPVKDLASDPVIEEIYKPYHEELRRLNNVVIGQTVNEMVPQGKNHGVSIAFSQDTGLSSYINDVQQHYSGADVVSFAFDHEKVRQDQGEIKKKDVIYNYRYAGGDVTVYEMSGKQLKTYMEWSADYFDTIQPGDKDYRYNAERKKSKYVTFDIFGGVSYKIDLRNPSGSKIVDLSLADGTKVTDEMKLKVGMNSYRFNQLVRKGGVLEGQQIPVVWESKVAMGQEQGTIQNMMIDYLTNVKAGKIEGKSHNRWAIVGLD, via the coding sequence ATGAAAAAACTACTGACCTCCCTTTTTGTCCTGTCTGCGGTTAGCTTGGCTGTCGCCAAAGAAGTGAATGTGAAATTCTTAGGCACATCAGATGTGCACGGCCGGATTGTGCCTTGGAGCTATGGGGCAGACGTGGAAGATAAGTCTGGATCTTACGCCCAAATTAAAACCTATGTGGACAGCGTTCGTAAGGAACACAAAAACGTGGTTTTAGTTGATATTGGTGATGCCATTCAAGACAACCAAGTGGAAGTCTTTGCCAAAACACCAGAGTATGCCAAAGACAACCCTGTGCCGAAAGTGCTGAATGCCATGGATTACGATATTTTCATTCTAGGCAACCACGAATTTAACTTTGGTATGCCGGCCTTAGATGCCATTTTGGAAGACATTAAGGCTCAAAAAATCACAGCCAATTTCTACTATAATGATGGCAGGCGCTACCTGGAGCCAACCACCATTATCAAAAGAGAAGGCGTAAAAATTGGAGTGATCGGCTTGACCACGCCAATGTCTGCCACTTTTGAAGCCGACACTGGCCATTTAAAGGATATGAAATTTAGCTCCCCAATTGAGGAAACCAAGGTCCAAATTGCTGCCCTAAAAAAACAAGGGGTGGATGCCATCGTCGTTCTCGCCCATATGGGGATTGAAAACGAAAACAATATTCCTGATACGGGTGTGGAAGATTTAGTCAATGCTGTGGACGGGATTGATGTGATCATCGCCGGCCATATGCACAAAAATGTGCCGGCAGAAACCATCAAAAACACCCTGATTACCGAGCCACATCGCTACGGCACTGTCGTGTCTGAAGTCGATCTGACCTTTGATGTGGATGAAAAAGGTAAGGTTAAGTTGCTATCTAAAACCGCCAAAACGGTGCCTGTTAAGGATCTGGCAAGCGACCCTGTGATCGAAGAAATTTACAAGCCTTATCATGAAGAACTCCGCCGTTTAAATAATGTGGTGATTGGCCAAACGGTCAATGAAATGGTGCCTCAAGGCAAAAATCACGGGGTATCGATTGCCTTCTCCCAGGACACGGGGTTGTCCTCCTACATCAATGATGTACAACAACATTATAGCGGGGCGGATGTCGTTTCTTTTGCCTTCGACCATGAAAAGGTCCGCCAAGACCAGGGCGAGATTAAGAAGAAAGATGTTATCTACAACTACCGCTATGCAGGCGGCGATGTCACCGTCTATGAAATGAGCGGCAAACAACTCAAAACCTATATGGAATGGTCGGCCGACTACTTCGACACCATCCAACCAGGCGACAAGGACTACCGCTACAATGCTGAACGCAAGAAATCCAAATATGTGACCTTTGATATTTTTGGCGGTGTGAGCTATAAGATCGACCTACGTAACCCAAGCGGCAGCAAGATTGTTGATTTAAGCCTAGCCGATGGCACAAAAGTGACTGATGAGATGAAGCTCAAGGTGGGCATGAACTCCTACCGCTTCAATCAGCTGGTGCGTAAGGGCGGCGTGCTAGAAGGCCAGCAAATTCCTGTTGTATGGGAGTCTAAAGTGGCCATGGGCCAGGAACAAGGCACCATCCAAAATATGATGATCGACTACCTGACCAATGTGAAAGCCGGCAAGATTGAGGGTAAATCCCATAATCGCTGGGCTATTGTGGGTTTGGATTAA
- a CDS encoding peptidylprolyl isomerase, with translation MLKAKLSVLALFAGSVLAQSAVAADKVDAKYIEEASYAVGILMGQGMKDNIDDVIESQKNLFSYDKASVLKGIDDALKGNEKLDKDALQAKLESLDKILLEKSKQLDEERAKNTMAQGDKFRADFEKQAGVKKSSSGLLYKIEKAGEGESPKATDTVKVHYKGTLTDGTVFDSSYERGEPIEFQLNQLIPAWIEAIPMLKKGGKMEIVAPPALAYGNRAAGKIPPNSTLKFEIELLDFKAK, from the coding sequence ATGTTAAAAGCAAAATTATCAGTGCTTGCCCTGTTTGCAGGCAGCGTCCTGGCTCAATCTGCTGTTGCAGCAGACAAAGTCGATGCCAAATACATTGAAGAGGCCTCTTATGCCGTGGGCATTTTGATGGGCCAAGGCATGAAGGACAACATTGACGATGTGATCGAGTCGCAAAAAAACCTCTTCTCTTATGATAAGGCCAGCGTACTCAAGGGCATTGATGATGCCTTAAAGGGCAATGAAAAGCTAGACAAGGATGCCCTTCAGGCTAAATTGGAAAGTTTGGATAAGATCCTGCTAGAAAAAAGCAAGCAATTAGATGAAGAGCGTGCTAAAAACACCATGGCCCAGGGCGACAAGTTCCGTGCTGACTTTGAAAAACAAGCCGGCGTGAAGAAAAGCTCCTCAGGCCTCCTCTACAAAATTGAAAAGGCTGGCGAAGGTGAGTCACCAAAAGCCACTGACACGGTCAAGGTTCACTACAAGGGCACCCTTACCGATGGCACGGTGTTCGACAGCTCCTACGAGCGTGGTGAGCCGATTGAGTTTCAATTAAATCAGCTTATCCCAGCCTGGATCGAAGCCATTCCTATGCTGAAAAAAGGCGGTAAAATGGAGATCGTTGCGCCACCAGCCCTGGCCTACGGCAACCGTGCAGCCGGCAAGATCCCACCTAACTCAACCCTGAAATTTGAGATTGAGTTGTTGGATTTTAAGGCTAAGTAA
- a CDS encoding SlyX protein: MNPQNSALLERITELETKLAFQEFTLEELNQALIEQQFALDKLQLQVRHLAEKLSGMKGSNIASREEETPPPHY, translated from the coding sequence ATGAACCCACAAAATTCCGCCCTTCTTGAGCGTATTACCGAGCTAGAAACCAAGCTGGCCTTCCAAGAATTTACTCTGGAGGAGCTTAATCAGGCCCTTATTGAGCAGCAGTTTGCCCTGGATAAGTTGCAACTGCAAGTCCGCCATTTGGCGGAAAAACTTTCAGGCATGAAGGGCAGCAACATCGCCTCAAGAGAGGAAGAAACCCCACCGCCGCATTATTAA
- a CDS encoding tRNA 2-thiouridine(34) synthase TusD yields the protein MRYVLAIKSPVYGSQAAYLAYQFAQVLLEEGHEIRQVFFFQNGVSHANSLINPASDEFNLQTAWQNLAQTHRLSLHLCIAAAQRRGVVNQETAKNGEDNLAQGFTLAGLGEFSQAVLEADRLITF from the coding sequence ATGCGTTACGTTCTTGCCATCAAAAGCCCGGTTTATGGCTCGCAGGCGGCCTACCTGGCCTACCAATTCGCTCAAGTCTTGTTGGAAGAAGGGCATGAGATCCGCCAGGTCTTCTTCTTCCAAAATGGGGTTAGCCATGCCAATAGCCTGATTAACCCGGCCAGCGATGAATTTAACCTCCAAACCGCTTGGCAAAACTTGGCCCAAACCCACCGCTTATCGCTACATTTATGTATCGCTGCTGCCCAACGGCGGGGGGTGGTCAATCAAGAAACAGCCAAAAACGGAGAAGATAACTTGGCTCAGGGCTTTACCCTGGCAGGCCTGGGCGAATTTAGCCAGGCCGTGCTGGAAGCCGACCGCCTTATCACCTTTTAA
- a CDS encoding 50S ribosomal protein L33, with protein MAAKGNREKIRLVSTAETGHFYTTTKNKRNMPEKMEIKKFDPVVRKHVIYKEAKIK; from the coding sequence ATGGCAGCTAAAGGTAATCGTGAGAAAATCCGTTTAGTTTCTACCGCAGAAACCGGTCACTTCTACACTACAACAAAAAACAAACGTAATATGCCAGAAAAAATGGAAATCAAAAAATTTGATCCAGTTGTGCGTAAACACGTTATCTACAAAGAAGCAAAAATCAAATAA
- a CDS encoding tRNA 2-thiouridine(34) synthase TusC produces MKYKLAILFTQPPFGSSASREGLDALLAASAFCEEDQIAICFWGDGVFNLLAGQKPEQILQKDHISTFKLIELYDLTQCFACEEDLASRHLIQADWIIDFQTQSQADIMAILNQSEKVLTF; encoded by the coding sequence ATGAAATATAAACTTGCCATTCTCTTTACCCAACCGCCCTTTGGCTCCTCTGCCAGCCGTGAGGGCCTGGATGCCCTGCTGGCCGCTTCAGCCTTTTGCGAGGAAGACCAAATTGCCATCTGCTTTTGGGGCGATGGGGTCTTCAACCTGCTGGCCGGACAAAAGCCTGAGCAAATCCTGCAAAAAGATCATATCAGCACCTTCAAGCTGATTGAGCTTTACGACTTAACCCAATGCTTTGCTTGTGAAGAAGACCTGGCCAGCCGCCACTTAATCCAGGCTGACTGGATAATCGATTTCCAAACCCAAAGCCAGGCCGACATCATGGCCATTCTCAACCAATCTGAAAAGGTACTGACCTTCTAA
- a CDS encoding methylamine utilization protein MauG, producing MKTAFTLCLMLTSTPLLALEKEARTMPAGGMDKALMGQILFFDDRLSFHGNQNCASCHSPDTAFVDLRETSAQQMVSQGDDPSKFGRRNSPTMLYAKFAPDFHFDEVAQEYVGGQFWDGRAKNLAQQSGMPPLDPLEMGMPNQLEVAKRLYSLPMYRQLFTQFYGQEVWQSYEGVYAAMEDALATFQTEKRLLAPFDSKYDKVLEGKASLTALEEKGRELFFDKSKTSCSNCHQSQGEKEIFTDFRYHNLQVPRNLFVIEHNGLPADFEDLGLAENPHIKPEHQQAAKYKFKTPTLRNVAVTAPYMHNGIFRELRTVIEYIDHFNNPARALNPETGKPWEKLPFAENLPQEKLKARALTDEDIEALEAFLKTLTDERYEPLLKD from the coding sequence ATGAAAACTGCTTTTACCCTCTGCCTGATGCTAACTTCCACCCCCCTCCTTGCCCTTGAAAAGGAGGCCCGCACCATGCCTGCGGGCGGGATGGACAAGGCTCTGATGGGCCAGATCCTCTTTTTTGATGATCGCCTGTCCTTCCATGGCAACCAAAATTGCGCTTCTTGCCACAGTCCAGATACGGCCTTTGTGGATCTGCGGGAAACTTCAGCCCAGCAGATGGTATCCCAAGGCGATGATCCAAGCAAATTTGGGCGGAGAAATTCACCCACCATGCTTTATGCTAAGTTTGCCCCCGATTTTCATTTTGATGAAGTTGCCCAAGAATATGTCGGCGGCCAATTTTGGGACGGTCGGGCCAAGAATTTAGCCCAGCAGTCGGGCATGCCACCACTTGATCCGCTCGAAATGGGCATGCCCAACCAGCTTGAGGTGGCCAAACGCCTCTATAGCCTGCCTATGTACCGCCAGCTCTTCACTCAATTTTATGGGCAGGAGGTCTGGCAGTCTTATGAGGGCGTTTATGCAGCCATGGAAGATGCACTGGCCACCTTCCAAACTGAAAAACGCCTCCTGGCCCCCTTTGATAGCAAGTATGATAAGGTTCTGGAGGGCAAGGCCAGCCTGACAGCCCTAGAAGAGAAGGGGAGGGAGCTTTTTTTCGACAAGAGCAAAACCAGTTGCTCAAACTGCCATCAATCGCAGGGGGAAAAAGAGATTTTCACCGATTTTCGCTACCATAACCTGCAAGTGCCCCGCAATCTCTTTGTGATTGAACACAATGGCCTGCCTGCCGATTTTGAGGACTTGGGCTTGGCGGAAAACCCGCATATTAAGCCTGAACACCAGCAGGCGGCCAAGTACAAGTTCAAAACCCCCACGCTTAGGAATGTGGCTGTCACTGCCCCCTATATGCACAATGGCATCTTCCGTGAGCTGCGCACTGTGATTGAGTACATCGATCACTTCAACAACCCTGCCCGAGCCCTCAACCCTGAAACCGGCAAGCCCTGGGAAAAACTGCCCTTTGCAGAGAACCTGCCCCAAGAAAAACTCAAGGCCAGGGCCTTGACCGATGAGGACATTGAGGCCCTCGAAGCCTTTTTGAAAACCTTGACCGATGAGCGTTATGAGCCGCTTTTAAAGGACTAA
- a CDS encoding glutathione S-transferase codes for MKLYGLNGACSFVPHTALEWAKARQNQSYEFEAVSREFIKSPEFLAFNPRGAVPVLVDGDLVLSQNQAILHYLDECFPEAKLFGSTTVRDKAKASRWLAYFNGDVHKSFVPLFRLPSYAEGNEELTKTIRQQAGLQILEQLAVANEHLQSHAFFGETLCVADIYLYTMLNWCRKLGLDFSHLEQLEPFMQRVEADAGVDAVRVQEGLKG; via the coding sequence ATGAAATTATATGGCTTAAATGGCGCCTGCTCCTTCGTGCCACACACTGCACTGGAGTGGGCCAAGGCTCGTCAAAACCAATCCTATGAATTTGAGGCAGTCAGCCGTGAATTTATTAAATCACCTGAATTCTTGGCCTTTAACCCTCGTGGAGCGGTGCCTGTGCTGGTCGATGGTGATTTGGTTCTATCCCAAAACCAGGCCATTCTTCACTACCTAGATGAATGCTTCCCAGAGGCCAAACTTTTTGGTAGCACCACAGTGCGTGACAAGGCCAAGGCCTCCCGTTGGTTAGCCTATTTTAACGGCGATGTACATAAGTCTTTCGTTCCCCTCTTCCGCCTGCCAAGCTATGCCGAGGGCAATGAGGAATTGACCAAAACCATTCGCCAACAGGCCGGTCTACAGATTCTAGAGCAACTTGCTGTCGCCAACGAACATTTGCAAAGCCATGCCTTCTTCGGCGAAACCCTATGCGTGGCCGATATTTATCTCTATACCATGCTAAATTGGTGCCGCAAACTGGGCCTAGACTTTAGCCATTTAGAACAACTTGAGCCCTTTATGCAGCGAGTCGAGGCAGATGCGGGTGTGGATGCTGTACGAGTGCAGGAAGGATTGAAAGGATAG
- a CDS encoding transporter, producing MSEIALTVSLLSLVAVLGLWIGHIKIRGVSLGIGGVLFGGLIVSHFMGQFGVSLDAHTLHFIQEFGLILFVYTIGIQVGPGFFASLRHSGLKLNGFAMLIVALSGLLVIALHKLFDVPLPVILGIFSGAVTNTPSLGAGQQVLAELGSDTAVMGMSYAIAYPFGIIGILLTMWLVRVVLKINVDKEAEAFEQTQHRTQALSTLSVRLTNANLNNLMLRDLPGFEHHDVVYSRLKRGEEWLVPKIDTVLQIGDILHLVGEAKNLRKMQLVLGEEVNTTSVSNNKETYFRSERAIVTNEKVFGKKIRQLMLKGKYDVVISRLNRAGVELVPTGEMTLQFGDVLHLVGRKEDIETVMGIIGNAKQKLQQVQMLPIFIGIGLGVLFGSIPVYIPGFPVALKLGLAGGPLVIALILARIGSFRKLYWFMPPSANLALREIGIVLFLAVVGLKSGGQFLETLLSPEGMSWIFYGALITFLPLAITGIVARVYGKMNYLSLCGLLAGSMTDPPALAFANSIKEGNGAAALSYATVYPLVMFLRIILPQLLAILLWVA from the coding sequence ATGAGTGAAATTGCACTCACGGTCAGCCTCTTGTCCTTGGTGGCCGTGCTAGGTTTGTGGATAGGACATATCAAAATTCGGGGCGTTAGCTTAGGGATTGGTGGCGTGCTCTTTGGCGGCCTGATTGTGTCGCATTTTATGGGCCAGTTTGGGGTCAGCCTGGATGCCCACACCCTGCACTTTATTCAAGAGTTCGGCCTAATCCTCTTTGTTTATACCATCGGGATCCAGGTCGGCCCGGGCTTTTTTGCTTCTTTACGCCATTCGGGCCTCAAACTTAACGGCTTTGCCATGCTGATTGTGGCCCTCAGCGGCCTTTTGGTTATTGCCTTACACAAGCTCTTTGATGTGCCTCTGCCTGTTATTCTGGGCATCTTTTCTGGTGCGGTCACCAATACGCCATCCCTGGGTGCAGGCCAACAGGTCTTGGCCGAATTGGGCAGCGATACGGCCGTGATGGGCATGAGCTATGCCATTGCCTATCCTTTTGGGATCATCGGTATCCTGCTGACCATGTGGCTGGTGCGGGTAGTGCTCAAAATCAATGTGGACAAGGAAGCCGAGGCCTTTGAGCAAACCCAGCATCGCACCCAGGCCCTGAGCACCCTAAGCGTGCGTTTAACCAATGCCAACCTCAATAACCTCATGCTGCGGGATTTGCCGGGGTTTGAACACCACGATGTGGTCTATTCCCGCCTTAAGCGGGGCGAGGAATGGTTAGTGCCTAAAATTGATACCGTCCTGCAAATTGGCGATATTTTGCACTTGGTTGGAGAGGCCAAAAACCTACGTAAGATGCAACTGGTGCTGGGCGAAGAGGTAAACACCACCTCCGTTTCTAATAATAAGGAAACCTACTTCCGCTCTGAGCGGGCCATTGTGACCAATGAAAAGGTTTTTGGCAAAAAAATCCGCCAGCTTATGCTCAAGGGCAAATATGATGTGGTGATTTCCCGCCTCAACCGTGCGGGCGTAGAGTTGGTGCCAACAGGGGAAATGACCCTGCAATTTGGTGACGTGCTCCACTTAGTTGGCCGTAAGGAGGACATTGAAACGGTAATGGGGATTATCGGCAATGCCAAACAAAAATTGCAACAGGTCCAAATGTTGCCGATTTTTATCGGGATTGGCCTGGGCGTGCTTTTTGGCTCTATTCCTGTTTATATTCCAGGCTTCCCGGTTGCCCTCAAACTGGGCCTGGCGGGTGGGCCTTTGGTCATTGCCCTTATCTTGGCTCGAATTGGTAGTTTCCGCAAACTCTACTGGTTTATGCCGCCGAGTGCCAACCTGGCCTTACGAGAAATCGGGATTGTGCTCTTCTTGGCCGTGGTCGGCCTTAAATCGGGTGGCCAGTTCCTAGAAACCTTGCTCAGCCCTGAAGGGATGTCTTGGATCTTTTACGGTGCGCTGATTACCTTCCTGCCCCTGGCCATTACCGGCATTGTAGCCCGTGTCTATGGCAAGATGAACTACCTTTCCCTCTGCGGCCTCTTGGCCGGCTCCATGACCGACCCGCCAGCCCTAGCCTTTGCCAACAGCATTAAAGAGGGCAACGGGGCGGCGGCACTTTCTTATGCCACGGTTTACCCACTGGTTATGTTCCTAAGGATTATCCTGCCGCAGCTCTTAGCCATTTTGCTCTGGGTTGCCTAG
- a CDS encoding 50S ribosomal protein L28 — protein MSRVCQVTGKRPAVGNNRSHAMNATKRRFLPNLHTHRFWVESENRFVTLRLTAKGMRIIDKKGIDAVLAEIRARGEKI, from the coding sequence ATGTCTAGAGTCTGTCAAGTAACAGGCAAGCGTCCAGCAGTTGGTAACAACCGCTCACACGCAATGAATGCGACCAAACGTCGCTTCCTACCAAACCTTCACACTCACCGTTTCTGGGTTGAGAGCGAAAACCGTTTCGTAACCTTACGCTTAACAGCCAAAGGTATGCGTATTATTGATAAAAAAGGCATTGATGCAGTATTAGCTGAAATCCGTGCTCGTGGCGAAAAAATCTAA
- a CDS encoding glutathione S-transferase, translated as MITLHLLAQSRALRIVWLLEELGLDYQLKQYARDSQTLLAPDSLKQVHPLGKSPILQDGEQVLTESGMITDYLISRYGQQLMPEYGSADYWAYQRWLHYAEASLMPLLLMSLVFQRVESSPMPFFVRPIARKISGSVKQSFLHPQLALHLAHVERELTGKTWLMGEKLSGADIMMSYPLQAARMRLDMSQYPQIARYLAQIEQGAAYQRAVEKAGEPLLKLK; from the coding sequence ATGATTACCCTACACTTACTCGCCCAATCCCGAGCCTTACGCATTGTCTGGCTCTTGGAAGAGCTGGGCCTGGATTACCAACTCAAGCAATACGCCCGAGACAGCCAAACCCTCTTGGCGCCTGATAGCCTCAAGCAGGTTCATCCACTGGGCAAGTCGCCCATCTTGCAAGATGGCGAGCAGGTGCTAACCGAAAGCGGCATGATCACCGATTATCTCATCAGCCGCTATGGCCAGCAGCTTATGCCTGAATATGGCTCGGCCGATTACTGGGCCTATCAACGCTGGCTCCATTATGCCGAAGCCTCGCTCATGCCACTCTTGCTAATGAGTTTGGTCTTCCAACGGGTAGAAAGTTCCCCAATGCCCTTTTTTGTGCGGCCCATTGCCCGCAAAATCAGCGGCAGCGTTAAGCAGAGCTTCCTTCATCCGCAACTGGCCCTGCACTTGGCCCATGTGGAGCGGGAGCTGACAGGCAAAACATGGCTGATGGGCGAAAAGCTTTCAGGGGCGGATATAATGATGAGCTACCCCTTACAAGCTGCTCGCATGCGGCTGGATATGAGCCAATATCCGCAAATTGCCCGTTATCTAGCCCAAATTGAACAAGGAGCCGCCTACCAACGGGCGGTAGAAAAGGCGGGTGAGCCGCTGCTCAAGTTAAAATAG